Proteins co-encoded in one Heptranchias perlo isolate sHepPer1 chromosome 9, sHepPer1.hap1, whole genome shotgun sequence genomic window:
- the LOC137325656 gene encoding calcium-activated chloride channel regulator family member 3-like, translating into MVLQKTFGLVLGCLLCACTKNCSSVKLVNNGYRDIVIAINPGIQQNDKLIENIQEMVTEASSYLYRATKQQVYFSDVKILLPVNWTVNSKQVRRPTNQSYEKADVIIAEPYLKYGDDPYTLQYGGCGRVFVHEWAHFQWGVFDEYNDLVPFYLSTNGITEATR; encoded by the exons ATGGTGCTCCAAAAAACCTTTGGCTTAGTGCTCGGCTGTCTTCTGTGTGCTTGCACTAAAAACTGTTCCAGTGTAAAGTTGGTGAACAATGGATATAGAGACATAGTTATTGCTATTAACCCTGGCATCCAACAGAATGACAAGCTCATTGAAAACATTCAG GAAATGGTGACTGAAGCCTCCTCCTACCTGTACAGAGCTACCAAACAGCAAGTTTATTTTTCAGATGTTAAAATCCTGCTGCCTGTCAATTGGACAGTTAATTCTAAGCAGGTTCGAAGACCGACTAATCAATCCTACGAGAAG GCTGACGTGATCATTGCTGAACCATACCTTAAATATGGAGATGACCCATACACCCTGCAGTAtggtggatgtg GTAGAGTATTTGTTCATGAATGGGCCCATTTTCagtggggagtgtttgatgaataTAATGATCTGGTGCCCTTTTATTTGTCTACCAACGGAATCACTGAAGCAACGAGGTAG